Proteins encoded within one genomic window of Salipaludibacillus agaradhaerens:
- a CDS encoding metal-sensitive transcriptional regulator has protein sequence MDEKLTIPLKQENTPVKMRSDEDKKQLNQRLKRIEGQVRGIQKMIEEDRYCVDILVQVSAVNAALKKVGYNLLEDHTRGCVTNAVRHGDGDETIDELMKVIQQFTKS, from the coding sequence ATGGATGAGAAATTAACAATACCTCTTAAACAGGAAAACACGCCTGTAAAAATGCGGTCTGATGAAGACAAAAAACAGCTTAACCAACGTTTAAAGCGTATTGAGGGTCAAGTGAGAGGCATTCAGAAAATGATTGAAGAAGACCGTTACTGTGTTGATATTCTCGTACAAGTATCTGCTGTAAATGCGGCGTTAAAAAAGGTAGGCTACAATTTATTAGAAGACCATACACGTGGGTGTGTGACGAACGCTGTTAGACATGGTGATGGTGATGAAACAATAGACGAGCTTATGAAAGTGATTCAGCAATTTACCAAATCTTAA
- a CDS encoding NUDIX domain-containing protein, producing MNRKDYYYDSTAPMPNSLVPAVSGIIIKENAILLQQRVDNGKWSLPGGQQEPGESIEAALKREVKEETGLNVKVTRLIGVYSDPNHVIAYADGEVRQQFSICMLCQAIDGKLKSSSESLEVKYIHLSNLETLNIHPTQKIRIQDALSQRTEAFLR from the coding sequence ATGAATAGAAAAGATTATTATTATGATTCTACAGCTCCTATGCCCAATTCACTGGTACCAGCTGTAAGCGGTATTATTATTAAAGAGAATGCTATCTTATTGCAACAGCGAGTTGATAATGGGAAATGGTCACTACCTGGTGGACAGCAAGAACCTGGAGAATCTATTGAGGCTGCTCTCAAAAGAGAAGTGAAAGAAGAAACAGGTCTAAATGTCAAAGTTACTCGGTTAATTGGGGTTTATAGTGATCCAAATCATGTTATTGCTTACGCAGATGGGGAAGTTCGCCAGCAGTTTTCTATATGTATGTTGTGTCAAGCAATTGATGGGAAATTGAAAAGCAGTAGTGAATCACTAGAGGTTAAATATATTCATCTGTCTAATTTAGAAACACTCAATATTCACCCTACACAAAAAATTCGCATACAAGATGCGCTAAGCCAAAGAACAGAAGCTTTTTTAAGATGA
- a CDS encoding CcdC family protein: MYPVLFSILAVCMALFAFFVRMKAMQKPASVKKILIPPIAMSTGFMMFLYPPVREITLFEVGEALTVGMLFSIILIKTSAFEIRGNDIFMKRSKAFPFILFGLLAVRLIFKLIFGIYFEYEVLAGMFFILAFGMIVPWRIAMYAKFKDMERQLQARNHTNQTELTVQT; encoded by the coding sequence ATGTATCCAGTTTTGTTTTCAATATTGGCTGTTTGTATGGCACTCTTTGCTTTTTTTGTTAGAATGAAAGCGATGCAAAAGCCTGCGTCTGTTAAGAAAATACTTATTCCACCTATTGCTATGTCCACGGGATTTATGATGTTTCTTTATCCACCAGTAAGAGAAATTACCTTATTTGAAGTGGGAGAAGCGCTTACTGTCGGCATGTTATTTTCTATCATCTTAATTAAAACATCGGCGTTTGAGATTCGCGGTAATGATATTTTTATGAAGCGTTCAAAAGCGTTCCCATTTATTTTGTTTGGCCTTTTAGCTGTTAGACTTATTTTCAAATTAATTTTTGGCATTTATTTTGAGTATGAAGTACTGGCCGGAATGTTTTTTATTCTAGCTTTTGGAATGATAGTACCTTGGCGAATCGCCATGTATGCTAAATTTAAAGATATGGAAAGACAACTTCAGGCACGTAACCACACTAACCAAACGGAATTGACAGTCCAAACATAG
- a CDS encoding DUF2621 domain-containing protein, with product MLEDLFMWFIFFWSVLVFVFVAIGGYFMFRKFLKKMPKEDGKSILDWQEYYINKTLHLWSDEQKKFLNELVEPVPELFRDVAKGKIAGKIGELALENEAREISEELIIKGYILATPKRDHKFLRKKLKEKNIDATPYERYFLQSP from the coding sequence ATGCTCGAAGATTTATTTATGTGGTTCATCTTTTTTTGGTCGGTTCTTGTGTTTGTGTTTGTTGCAATTGGCGGTTATTTTATGTTTCGTAAATTCCTTAAAAAAATGCCTAAAGAAGACGGAAAATCCATATTGGACTGGCAAGAGTATTATATTAATAAAACACTTCATTTGTGGTCTGACGAGCAAAAAAAATTTCTCAATGAGTTAGTTGAGCCTGTACCTGAATTATTTAGAGACGTGGCAAAAGGGAAAATTGCTGGTAAAATCGGTGAGTTAGCCTTAGAAAATGAGGCAAGAGAAATAAGTGAGGAATTAATTATTAAAGGGTATATTTTAGCCACGCCGAAAAGAGATCATAAATTTCTACGCAAAAAACTTAAAGAAAAAAATATTGATGCAACCCCTTATGAAAGATATTTTCTCCAATCACCTTAA
- a CDS encoding NAD(P)H-dependent oxidoreductase gives MSIYSKLLEREKGNEPIKVGIIGAGQMGFGLIAQISRVSGMVVTGICDVNIENVSKSRDFYQSRENRLVKTLTSQDYREVIHSPNVEIIVDATGVPEVGANIALETLKAKKHLVLLNVEVDITVGSIMNDLFDSAGLVYTGSAGDEPAAIVELYEFAKLMGLEVVVAGKGKNNPLVPLANPDTCAKEAKQKNMSAHMLAAFQDGTKTMAEMNLLSNAIGLIPDKVGMHGVEADLTNVADKLTLKEQGGVLNGLGVVDYVNGLAPGVFVIVKSELKPVDEELRYLLKVHKSHGDHYTLYRPYHLASLETPVTIAKAVLEQEQSIHPLGAPISETVAVAKRPIKPGEKIDGIGGYSVRGVLETHKDMKLNKHIPIGLISGEVIAKKTINEGEFLTEDKVELDVSTTVWKLRMLQDKLFS, from the coding sequence ATGTCGATTTATAGCAAATTGTTGGAAAGAGAAAAAGGGAATGAGCCAATTAAAGTAGGTATTATTGGTGCAGGACAGATGGGGTTTGGTTTAATTGCACAAATATCCCGTGTCTCTGGAATGGTTGTAACGGGAATTTGTGATGTCAATATTGAAAACGTTAGCAAATCAAGAGATTTCTATCAATCTCGAGAAAATAGACTTGTAAAAACATTGACATCTCAAGATTACAGGGAGGTCATTCACTCCCCTAATGTGGAGATTATTGTTGATGCCACAGGGGTTCCAGAAGTGGGAGCTAATATAGCATTAGAAACTCTAAAAGCTAAGAAGCACCTCGTCCTATTAAATGTTGAGGTGGATATTACGGTTGGTTCGATCATGAATGATTTATTTGATTCAGCCGGCCTAGTATATACTGGTTCAGCTGGTGATGAACCAGCGGCAATTGTAGAGTTGTATGAATTTGCTAAACTGATGGGACTAGAAGTGGTTGTGGCAGGTAAAGGAAAAAATAACCCATTGGTCCCACTGGCAAATCCTGATACGTGCGCTAAAGAAGCGAAGCAAAAGAATATGAGTGCACATATGTTAGCAGCCTTTCAAGATGGTACAAAAACAATGGCTGAAATGAATTTGTTAAGTAATGCAATTGGCTTAATTCCTGATAAAGTTGGGATGCACGGTGTAGAAGCAGATCTTACAAATGTTGCTGATAAGCTAACTCTTAAAGAACAGGGGGGAGTGTTAAATGGTTTAGGAGTAGTGGATTATGTTAATGGACTAGCTCCTGGTGTGTTTGTGATTGTAAAAAGTGAATTGAAGCCTGTTGATGAGGAATTGCGATACTTATTGAAAGTTCATAAGTCACATGGTGATCACTATACTCTTTACAGACCGTATCACTTAGCAAGCTTGGAAACACCAGTAACTATTGCGAAAGCTGTTTTAGAACAAGAACAGTCGATCCATCCATTAGGTGCACCCATTTCAGAAACGGTTGCAGTAGCTAAAAGACCAATTAAACCAGGTGAAAAAATTGATGGTATTGGCGGCTATTCTGTTAGAGGGGTTCTTGAAACTCATAAAGATATGAAATTAAATAAGCACATTCCTATAGGATTGATTAGTGGAGAAGTTATTGCTAAAAAAACAATAAACGAGGGTGAGTTTCTAACAGAAGATAAGGTTGAGCTTGATGTTTCAACAACTGTCTGGAAATTACGTATGTTGCAGGACAAATTATTTTCTTAA
- a CDS encoding transcriptional regulator GutM, which translates to MGLITLACGLLLMQSFLTFIQVRYYRKSVERFFKKYNTKKDVHLFTGQARRKFGAGSIVMLVVDEKYIVLDCQTMKGVSVLSKFKDIESFRGCHVGEILNDLQYEDKKRKKSAIDIALQNASENALLTISKKQMT; encoded by the coding sequence ATGGGATTGATCACGTTAGCTTGTGGGTTATTACTTATGCAATCGTTTTTAACATTTATACAGGTGAGGTATTATAGAAAATCTGTTGAACGCTTCTTTAAAAAATATAATACGAAGAAAGATGTTCACTTATTTACAGGTCAAGCCCGTAGAAAATTTGGTGCCGGTTCAATCGTGATGTTAGTTGTTGATGAGAAATATATCGTTCTAGATTGTCAGACAATGAAGGGGGTTAGTGTATTATCAAAGTTCAAAGATATAGAAAGTTTCCGCGGTTGTCACGTAGGGGAAATTCTAAACGATTTACAATATGAAGACAAAAAACGGAAAAAATCAGCGATCGACATTGCTCTACAAAATGCAAGTGAAAATGCCTTACTAACCATTTCAAAGAAACAAATGACATGA
- the copZ gene encoding copper chaperone CopZ, with translation MKTEKITIEGMSCNHCKEAVEGALNKVNGVTHAEVSLSDNSVTVSFDESNVSVATLKNEIEEQGYDVV, from the coding sequence ATGAAAACAGAAAAAATAACGATTGAAGGTATGTCATGCAACCATTGTAAAGAAGCTGTGGAAGGTGCGCTAAACAAGGTTAATGGTGTAACACATGCAGAGGTTAGTTTAAGCGATAATTCTGTAACAGTGTCTTTTGATGAAAGCAATGTGAGTGTTGCGACTTTAAAAAATGAGATTGAAGAACAAGGGTATGACGTTGTTTAA